The genomic region CATGCACAGGGCTCGCGTTCTAAAATCTCATCTTTAACACCATCATTTCGAAACAGGCATCCCCCGTAGCTCCCTAAAAACACCGGCCATTGAATCCCTTTGGTTTAGAAAGAAGCAACCGCGCATTTGTTGTCACTACAGCACTTTTAAAACCCTCTTCTGGTATTTTCCAGTCATGATCTGCCTTATTCTCCGCATGATCCAAAATGCCCCCGAACCTACTTTTCTCTGAAAACCTTTTCTTTAAGCCTCCGTGTGTGAACACAAAGACACACGCAcggacacacagacacaccaagACACacgcacagacagacacacacagacactcacacAAAGACAGACACAAAGGCACACACAGTcaggcacacacagacacacaaagacacacacagacaaagacacgcacagacacacaaatacacacacagacacgcacaCAAAGACAGACACAAAGGCACACACAGACAGGCACGCACAgacacacaaagacacacacagacaaagtCACGCACAGACacacgcacaaacacacacagacacacgcacagacacacaaagacacacactcAGACAAAGACACTCAcagacacacaaatacacacacacagacatgcacaaagacacacacaggcacacaaaGACAGACACAAAGGCACACACAGACAggcatgcacagacacacaaagaCACTCAGACAAAGACACGCACAGACGCACAAAGACgcacacacagacatgcacaaagacacacagacaggcacgcacagacacacaaagacacacactcAGACAAAGACACGCACAGACGCACAAAGacgcacagacacacagacacgcacagacacacaaagacacacactcAGACAAAGACACGCACAGACGCACAAAGacacgcacaaacacacacacagacacacagagacacatgcacagacacacaaacagCCCTCAGGTTCCCCATGAACATTTAAAATAGGTTTTTCCCCAATGGCCAAAGCAGGTGGGTCCAACTATGAGAGCGGGGGTGGGACATAAACCAAAAAGAGGAGGGGGGGACACTTGACTACTGAGGTCCGTGTATCCCGGGCAGAGTCCGGAGGCGGCATGTGGGGGAGGCGGGCGGGGGCCAGGATCTGCCGTCCCGTGTGGGGGTCGCTGCAGGTGATGGGCACGGCCGGGGTGCGCCGGGGGCTCCTGGCCGACAAGGTGGTTGTGATGGTACCTACCGAGGGGTGAGTGACCCCCCCAAGCCccactggtgcccctcactcctgaccagCAGCCCCTTCCTagaccagccctgcccccccagctctgctggtgcccctcactcctgaccccccTGATCGCCACAGTGAGCCCAGATGCCTGGGTCCTatccccagtgctgggaggggagtaggggctAGTGCTTAgcacaggggggctgggagccaggactcctgggttctatcctgggtggggagtggttagagggggggggctgggagccaggactcctgggttctctgccaggctctgggagggaagtgggggctagtggtttgagcagggggctgggagccaggactcctgggttctctccccggccctGGGAGGGCAGTGCCCGGCACAGTGGGGCGCCAATCGCGGTCGGTAACCAGCCCCCTCCACGTCTCGTCTCTCCAGGTCCTGGAGCGTCACGGGGGTATCGACATCCTGGTCTCCATTGCGGCCGTGAACCCGTTCTTTGGCAGCACGCTTGACGCCAGCGAGGAGGTGTGGaacaaggtgggggtgggggcagagcagagagcaggggttgggggggaagggggagttgcGGGACGGAGGGGGCTGGgattggaggaggaggtggggtgaggtgggctctgggggagtgggtggagggaggaggaggtgggagtaGAAATGGGGGTTTGCGGAGAGGACGTGGGggtcagaggggtggggggagggggtgtgtgccATTCCCCGGGGGACCATCTGGACCATGGAACGGccgtgtccccccgccccccactcctggggttTTCACGAACTGCTTAAAGTCAAACAGTTAAACCAGCCCATTCACTAGAGAACAGAAGATTTTTAAGCGAATATTAAGCACCAAGGTTGGAGTTGGCTAGACATGAAATAAAAGTTAAATCCGCAGGCTGGTTCCTCGACGTGAGCAATGCCAGCAGGCTGAAAGTGGAACGGTTTCTCTCAGTCAAATGCTTTCAGCACTCGGGAAATTTCCAGGCGAGGACCGTTCCCCCCAGAACCGCAGCATGATACAGTAACAATGGGACAGCAGACTCGTAGAACTTCCTGCACCATTTTGCTACACGTCGTTCAACAGGACACTGATACTCAGCAAATTATGATTTTTCACAGGGTAACCTCCCAAGGCATACTTCTTACAGGATTTATCATAGCCCTATAAAAGTGGTGACCATGGGGTACAGGGAGttccagggaggagagggggaaatgcaactggggggcagagtgtggggctTGAGGGAgtctgggggtgtgtggggagaagcaggacccctCCTGAACCCCGACTCCCCTTTCAGATCCTGCAAGTGAATGTGACAGCACTGGCACTGCTAATCAGCCTGGTCGTGCCCCCCCGTGGAGAAACAGGcttgagtgtgggggggggacgacaTGAGGGGGCAGCTGGTCTCTCGTCTCTGGCTCATTCCCTCTCTCCGCTCAGGGGTGGCTTCATCGTCCTCATCTCCTCCATCGCCGGGTTCTCCCCCTTCCCGGTGAGACGCCCTGGCCCTCCCACAGCCCcgaaggagggaggaagggaggggagtgtCTGGGGGGATGGTTGGCTGGCGGGCAGATGGagggggctggtggggtgggtAGGCGGAGTGGAGAGGTGGCAGTGGGTGGTCAGAGGCGgcaagggggggctggaggggggtagGTGGGCGGAGGGGTGGGCCGGGGCAGGCACGGGGGGTAGGGCTGGCTGtgctgacaccccccccccaggcactGGGCCCGTACAGCGTCAGTAAAACGGCCCTGCTGGGGCTCCCCAAGTCCCTGGCGCCCGAGCTCGGCGCCCGCAACATCCGCACCAACTGCCTGGCACCGGGGATCGTCCAGACCAAGTTCAGCTCTGCCGTGAGTGCGGGGCGGGGCCAAAGctggggggcactgctgggggcggggccgcacctggggggcagggcagtgaccCCCAACTCTGATTTTTCTTCCAGTTGTGGAAGGACGAGGCTGTAAAGGAGAAAATGTTGAAGAACCTGAGAgttccccagcacccccccacctcttcccccatccatccatccccctacacacccctccctccatcccctatgcacccctccctccctcccccctccatccatccccctacacaccccttccttcctccctccctccctccctccatcccctacacaccccttcctccctccctccctccatccatcccctacacaccccttcctccctccctcccccctccctccatccatcccctatacaccccttcccccctccctccatccatcccctacacaccccttcctccctccctcccccctccatccatcccctacacacccctcctcctctccatccatccccctacacacccctccatccatccctccctctccctgcacacccctccctccatccccctacacacccctccctccatcccctacgcacccctccctccatccccccctccatccatccctccatccccctacacacccctccctccttccctccctccatccagccACCCACAGAATCTTAGAATCtcggggtgggaagggacctgaggaggtcatctagtccaacccccggctcaaagcaggaccaaccccaactaaatcatcccagccagggctttgtcgagcctgaccttaaaaacttctaaggaaggagattccaccacctccctaggtaacgcattccagtgtttcaccaccctcctagtgaaatagggtttcctaatatcccacctagacctcccccactgcaacttgagaccattactccttgtcctgtcctctgccaccactgagaacagccgagctccatcctctttggaaccccctttcagggagttgaaagcagctatcaaatcccccctcattcttctcttccgcagactaaacaatcccagttccctcagcc from Natator depressus isolate rNatDep1 chromosome 13, rNatDep2.hap1, whole genome shotgun sequence harbors:
- the LOC141997556 gene encoding dehydrogenase/reductase SDR family member 4-like, coding for MGIEVKRNFPGYHCSRPCLEVLERHGGIDILVSIAAVNPFFGSTLDASEEVWNKALGPYSVSKTALLGLPKSLAPELGARNIRTNCLAPGIVQTKFSSALWKDEAVKEKMLKNLRVPQLGVPSDCAGIVAFLCFPDTSYISGETVVVGGGAPSCL